Proteins co-encoded in one Leptospira stimsonii genomic window:
- a CDS encoding rod shape-determining protein codes for MIFDNLYALFSNDMGIDLGTANTLVHVKGQGIVLSEPSVVAVHAATGKVLAVGQEAKRMLGRTPGEIVAIRPMKDGVIADFETVEKMIRYFIAKVHNRTTFVKPRIVIGVPSGITEVERRAVRESAEQAGAREIFLIEEALAAAIGANIPINEPAGNMIVDIGGGTTEIAVISLGGMVIAESIRTGGDEFDEAIIKYLRNQYNLVVGERTAEDIKLTIGNAYPEKKAETMEVRGRDAISGLPRTLELESNEIRKALKEPTDEILDGIKRVLERTPPELASDIVERGIVLTGGGCLLRGLETYLSKETGVPVFRAENPLTCVVLGTGKYLDELKYIKPGIR; via the coding sequence ATGATATTTGATAATCTCTATGCCCTGTTTTCCAATGATATGGGAATTGACCTGGGGACGGCAAATACACTGGTGCATGTGAAAGGACAAGGGATCGTTCTTTCCGAGCCATCGGTTGTTGCGGTTCACGCGGCGACCGGAAAGGTGCTCGCAGTAGGGCAGGAAGCAAAACGGATGTTGGGAAGAACCCCGGGTGAGATCGTTGCGATCCGTCCGATGAAAGACGGTGTGATCGCCGACTTTGAAACCGTGGAAAAGATGATCCGTTATTTTATCGCAAAAGTGCACAATCGTACCACTTTTGTAAAACCAAGAATTGTGATCGGAGTTCCGTCCGGAATCACCGAGGTCGAAAGACGCGCCGTCCGCGAATCTGCGGAACAAGCGGGTGCGAGAGAAATATTCTTAATTGAAGAAGCGTTGGCCGCGGCGATCGGAGCGAACATCCCGATCAACGAGCCTGCGGGAAACATGATCGTGGATATCGGTGGTGGAACCACTGAAATCGCGGTAATCTCTCTCGGGGGAATGGTAATCGCAGAATCCATTCGTACGGGTGGAGACGAGTTCGACGAAGCGATCATCAAATATCTCAGAAACCAATACAATCTGGTCGTCGGAGAAAGAACCGCGGAAGATATCAAACTTACGATTGGAAACGCATATCCGGAAAAGAAAGCGGAGACGATGGAAGTTCGCGGTCGCGATGCAATTTCAGGACTTCCTAGAACCTTAGAATTAGAATCCAACGAAATCAGAAAGGCCTTGAAAGAGCCGACAGACGAAATCTTAGACGGAATCAAACGAGTTCTGGAAAGAACTCCACCCGAACTCGCATCCGATATCGTGGAAAGAGGAATCGTTCTTACCGGAGGGGGTTGTCTCCTTCGAGGACTCGAAACGTATCTTTCTAAAGAAACGGGGGTTCCGGTTTTCCGCGCGGAGAATCCGTTGACCTGTGTGGTTCTCGGAACCGGAAAGTATCTCGACGAGTTGAAATACATCAAACCGGGAATCCGTTAA